A part of Gemmatimonas groenlandica genomic DNA contains:
- a CDS encoding ABC transporter ATP-binding protein: MTTPNAVAVQGLSHRYGRKQALRDLDLTIPEGATYALLGANGAGKTTLLRLLAGIERVQSGAVSLFGDSVRSMSLAQRQRFSYVAEGQELPTWMRLEQMEAYCAPLYPTWDAQLAAQLRTRFDLDSKQKIGTMSRGQCMKAALLCALASRPRLLLMDEPFTGMDVSVRDELVRGLLDTSGEHGWTVVVSTHDIAEIEMMVDWVGFLRDGRIDVSAPLEKLRETYRRVEFTLAPGATLPVARPASWLRVEQSGQRVSVLGSGVSGAAITQALHVSTSALDEHDVTLRELYLALATPNAARSEAVA; encoded by the coding sequence ATGACGACACCGAACGCGGTGGCGGTGCAGGGACTGTCGCATCGCTATGGTCGAAAGCAGGCACTGCGCGATCTCGATCTCACGATTCCCGAAGGAGCTACGTATGCGCTCCTCGGCGCGAACGGCGCGGGCAAGACGACGCTGTTGCGATTGCTGGCTGGCATTGAGCGCGTGCAGTCCGGCGCGGTCTCGCTGTTCGGCGACAGCGTGCGCAGCATGTCACTCGCGCAGCGGCAGCGGTTCTCGTACGTGGCCGAAGGACAGGAGCTGCCCACGTGGATGCGGCTCGAGCAGATGGAGGCGTACTGTGCGCCGCTCTACCCCACATGGGACGCGCAACTCGCGGCCCAGTTGCGCACGCGATTCGACCTGGATTCGAAACAGAAGATCGGCACGATGTCCCGAGGGCAGTGCATGAAGGCGGCGTTGTTGTGTGCGTTGGCATCGCGACCGCGGTTGTTGCTGATGGATGAACCGTTTACCGGCATGGACGTGAGTGTGCGCGATGAACTCGTGCGCGGATTACTCGACACGTCCGGTGAGCACGGCTGGACCGTCGTGGTGAGTACTCATGACATTGCGGAGATCGAAATGATGGTGGACTGGGTGGGATTCCTGCGCGATGGTCGCATTGATGTATCGGCGCCGTTGGAGAAGCTGCGCGAGACGTATCGGCGGGTGGAGTTCACGCTGGCACCGGGGGCGACGCTTCCGGTGGCGCGACCGGCATCGTGGCTTCGCGTGGAGCAGTCGGGGCAGCGGGTGTCGGTGCTGGGCAGTGGCGTCAGCGGCGCGGCCATTACGCAGGCGCTACACGTTTCGACCAGCGCGCTTGACGAGCACGACGTGACGCTGCGAGAGCTGTATCTCGCGCTGGCCACTCCGAATGCTGCACGCTCGGAGGCGGTCGCATGA